A stretch of Acidobacteriota bacterium DNA encodes these proteins:
- a CDS encoding RNA polymerase sigma factor, whose product MQLDDAAAVVRAREGDQDAFRVLVERHSRSLYRLAFRMTGRAEDAEDIVQETFIKAYKQLSRFEARANVSTWLYRIAFNCSVDFLRARPKRQVVADDHVLEGLTASPNAPSMDDLVYAGQIGDQLQLALGGLSGQERAAFLMRHYHGCSIEEIGDTLGLKTNATKHSIFRAVRKMRVAMQGF is encoded by the coding sequence ATGCAGCTGGATGATGCGGCCGCAGTCGTACGGGCCAGGGAAGGCGATCAGGACGCCTTCAGAGTGCTGGTCGAGCGGCACAGCCGAAGCCTGTATCGACTGGCGTTCCGAATGACGGGCAGAGCCGAAGACGCCGAAGACATCGTGCAGGAGACGTTCATCAAGGCCTACAAGCAGCTCAGCCGCTTTGAGGCTCGGGCCAACGTGTCCACGTGGCTCTACCGCATCGCGTTTAACTGCTCGGTGGATTTTCTCCGGGCGAGGCCGAAGCGGCAGGTGGTGGCAGACGACCACGTGCTGGAAGGGCTGACGGCGTCACCAAACGCCCCGAGCATGGATGACCTGGTATACGCGGGACAGATCGGCGACCAGCTGCAACTGGCACTGGGCGGCCTGTCGGGACAAGAGCGGGCGGCGTTCCTGATGCGGCACTACCACGGCTGTTCGATCGAGGAAATTGGCGACACGCTCGGTCTGAAGACAAACGCCACCAAGCATTCGATTTTCCGCGCCGTGCGAAAAATGCGGGTGGCGATGCAGGGGTTTTGA
- a CDS encoding type II toxin-antitoxin system Phd/YefM family antitoxin: protein MTKPGRRTAITTLSSRDFNQRASEAKKAADKGPVFITDRGRPAHVLLSIEDYRRLAGGRVTLAQAVAQPGAADVDFDPPRLADLHRLPDLS, encoded by the coding sequence ATGACGAAGCCCGGGAGGCGCACGGCGATCACCACGCTGTCCAGTCGGGATTTCAACCAGCGCGCCAGTGAGGCCAAGAAGGCGGCCGACAAGGGGCCGGTCTTTATTACCGACCGTGGTCGTCCGGCCCATGTTCTCCTGAGCATCGAAGACTATCGCAGGTTGGCCGGAGGGCGAGTCACTTTGGCCCAGGCGGTGGCGCAGCCAGGCGCGGCGGACGTCGATTTTGATCCGCCGAGGTTGGCAGACCTCCATCGCCTTCCCGACCTGTCCTGA
- a CDS encoding HEAT repeat domain-containing protein — MHKMLMTGSLVVVAAVVAAQTPQIQNAQVKTQAVTSLSRDVAALAAQATTPQWVAWQVPMSDGERNLCCFYSDDAMSSGVRGCRIEPQATDAPPTPPQFPAPTGPVRLEAGTQVTIFVRLVEKRIERMRALTDDCPVDAGGLSLHWLTGVSGADSVAWLKARAVDETMEVDVKSRIASAAVRAITLHRDPSAVATLIEFARSTPLTPTATSVRREAMNGLGQSRDPRALQFLQSVITK, encoded by the coding sequence ATGCACAAAATGTTGATGACGGGCTCACTGGTCGTGGTTGCTGCCGTCGTTGCGGCGCAGACGCCCCAGATTCAAAACGCCCAGGTGAAAACGCAGGCGGTCACGTCGCTGTCGCGCGACGTGGCCGCGCTCGCCGCACAGGCCACCACGCCGCAGTGGGTGGCCTGGCAGGTGCCCATGTCGGACGGAGAGCGGAATTTGTGCTGCTTCTACTCCGATGACGCCATGTCGAGCGGGGTCCGCGGCTGTCGCATCGAGCCGCAGGCCACCGACGCGCCGCCCACCCCTCCCCAGTTCCCCGCGCCCACCGGGCCTGTGCGCCTTGAGGCGGGCACGCAGGTGACGATCTTCGTGCGATTGGTGGAGAAACGCATCGAACGCATGCGCGCGCTGACGGATGATTGCCCGGTGGACGCCGGCGGCCTGTCACTTCACTGGCTGACGGGCGTCTCTGGTGCCGACAGCGTGGCGTGGCTGAAGGCTCGTGCCGTTGACGAAACGATGGAGGTGGACGTGAAGAGCCGAATCGCGAGCGCGGCCGTGAGGGCCATCACACTGCACCGCGACCCAAGTGCTGTGGCAACGCTCATCGAATTTGCCCGCTCGACCCCGCTCACGCCCACCGCCACAAGCGTGCGGCGCGAGGCGATGAACGGCTTGGGCCAGTCGCGAGACCCGCGCGCCCTGCAGTTCCTTCAGTCGGTCATTACGAAGTAG
- a CDS encoding type II toxin-antitoxin system VapC family toxin → MFLLDTNVVSELRRPDKADARVLGWAAASPVADFFLSVISVLELELGVLMLERRDPAQGLVLRAWLDGQILPQFEGRILPVDTAVALQCAGLYVPDPRSHRDAMIAATALVHKMTVATRNVSDFAPTGVRTFNPWTEG, encoded by the coding sequence ATGTTTCTGCTCGACACCAACGTTGTGTCGGAATTGCGGCGGCCCGACAAGGCGGACGCGCGCGTTTTAGGATGGGCCGCCGCATCGCCGGTAGCCGACTTCTTTCTCTCGGTCATTTCCGTGCTCGAACTGGAACTCGGCGTGCTGATGTTGGAGCGACGGGATCCGGCTCAGGGCCTGGTGCTTCGCGCCTGGCTGGACGGCCAGATTCTGCCGCAGTTCGAGGGGCGGATCCTCCCGGTAGATACGGCGGTCGCCCTGCAGTGTGCCGGCCTGTACGTGCCCGATCCCCGGTCGCATCGTGATGCGATGATTGCCGCCACAGCCCTGGTGCACAAAATGACGGTGGCCACCAGGAACGTGTCAGACTTCGCGCCGACAGGCGTGCGAACGTTCAACCCGTGGACTGAAGGCTGA
- a CDS encoding STAS domain-containing protein produces the protein MPRSVSPWLPASVLSFREYNLATFRHDLIAGVTVGLVALPLGMAFAIASGLPPQSGIYCAIVTGFLISALGGSRTQIGGPTGAFVVVIAGIIAEHGVQGLFMCTMMAGVMLILLGVTGTGSAVKFIPRPVIIGFTNGIAVLIASTQISEFLGVSVTENVGEFLDRMAAVWRHMDTLSMYSVAVGSGALAVILLVNRFVRGVPGTVVALVAGTFAAWALELPVETIGSRFGSIPAGLPEFHIPAFDPTLITKLISPAVTVAMLGAIESLMSAVVADRMSGDRHNPNVELIAQGVANVVSPMVGGLPATGAIARTATNIRSGARTPVAGMIHALTLLVVLLAGAELAGLVPMAVLAAILFVVAWNMGEWHEIPGLLKQSKADVGVWAATFLLTVLADLTVAVEVGMVLAALLFIRRVSHTTTVSRVTDDYVDAGKVHVLQDKPIPPYVAIFRIHGPFLFGATDKITSVLDRIDDLPPVVIFRLRNMTAIDATGLRALEEVSARLRTSGRTALFCGALEQPRAIMRSSGFPQRVGEENFCPNVEAALTRARELGTEEIGKEETSS, from the coding sequence ATGCCTCGTTCCGTTTCACCCTGGCTTCCTGCATCGGTTCTTTCGTTCCGTGAATACAACCTGGCGACGTTCCGGCACGACCTGATTGCCGGCGTCACGGTTGGACTGGTTGCCCTTCCGCTCGGGATGGCGTTTGCGATCGCCTCGGGCCTGCCCCCGCAATCCGGCATCTACTGCGCCATCGTCACCGGCTTTCTGATCTCTGCGCTGGGCGGATCGCGCACGCAGATCGGCGGGCCGACGGGCGCGTTTGTCGTGGTCATCGCAGGCATCATTGCCGAGCACGGGGTACAGGGCCTGTTCATGTGCACGATGATGGCGGGGGTGATGCTGATCCTGCTTGGGGTCACCGGCACCGGATCAGCGGTGAAGTTCATTCCACGACCGGTCATCATCGGCTTTACCAACGGCATCGCGGTGCTGATCGCGAGCACGCAGATCAGCGAATTTCTGGGCGTCAGCGTCACTGAAAACGTCGGCGAATTCCTCGATCGCATGGCTGCGGTCTGGCGGCATATGGACACGCTGTCGATGTACTCGGTGGCGGTGGGGAGCGGTGCCCTCGCGGTAATTCTGCTGGTCAACCGTTTCGTCCGGGGCGTGCCAGGCACGGTGGTCGCGTTGGTGGCTGGGACGTTCGCGGCGTGGGCGCTTGAACTGCCGGTGGAGACCATCGGATCGCGATTCGGCAGTATCCCGGCGGGCCTGCCTGAGTTTCACATTCCGGCCTTTGACCCCACCCTCATCACGAAACTCATCTCCCCGGCCGTCACGGTGGCGATGCTTGGTGCCATCGAGTCGCTGATGTCGGCGGTCGTCGCCGATCGGATGAGCGGCGACCGGCACAATCCCAACGTCGAGCTCATCGCCCAGGGCGTGGCCAACGTGGTGTCACCCATGGTCGGCGGCCTGCCCGCCACCGGCGCCATCGCGCGCACGGCCACCAATATCCGATCGGGAGCCAGGACGCCGGTGGCCGGCATGATCCACGCGCTGACGCTGCTGGTGGTGCTGCTCGCCGGTGCCGAGCTTGCGGGTCTGGTGCCGATGGCGGTGCTGGCCGCCATCCTGTTCGTGGTGGCCTGGAACATGGGCGAGTGGCACGAAATTCCAGGTCTGCTCAAGCAGTCCAAAGCCGATGTCGGCGTCTGGGCCGCCACCTTCCTGCTGACCGTGCTGGCCGACCTGACTGTGGCCGTCGAAGTGGGCATGGTGCTGGCGGCGCTGCTGTTCATCCGGCGTGTGTCACACACCACCACTGTCTCGCGCGTGACCGATGACTACGTCGACGCAGGAAAGGTCCACGTCCTGCAGGACAAACCCATTCCGCCCTATGTGGCCATCTTCCGCATCCACGGACCGTTCCTGTTCGGCGCCACCGACAAGATCACCAGCGTGCTCGACCGGATCGACGATCTGCCGCCGGTGGTCATCTTCCGGCTGCGCAACATGACGGCGATTGACGCCACGGGCCTGCGCGCCTTGGAAGAAGTGTCGGCACGGCTGCGCACCTCCGGCCGCACGGCCCTGTTCTGCGGCGCCCTCGAACAGCCGCGCGCGATCATGCGGTCGTCAGGATTCCCGCAGCGCGTGGGCGAGGAAAACTTCTGCCCCAACGTGGAAGCGGCGCTCACGCGCGCTCGCGAGTTAGGAACTGAGGAAATTGGGAAGGAAGAGACCAGTTCCTAA
- a CDS encoding SDR family NAD(P)-dependent oxidoreductase — protein MRVLVTGGTGYLGQAIVRALVGRGHEAVVFARGVKTTSEVVSDRRPTETTSEVVFISGDVRDRDAVVAAARGCDALIHTAALVSVWRPNPRDFDDINVGGLHHAVEAVRTHGLRRLVYTSSFLALPPAGRNVPLVANDYQRTKAAARLVAGQARRDGIPIVSMYPGVIYGPGLLSEGNLIGRMFADHMAGRLPGLLGADRLWSFAWVDEVANAHVSALDHPNPEPGYQVGGPNLPQQRPFELLRDLRGTALPRRLPLWAGTPAAWLDETRARMTGRPPQLTRPTLQIFRHDWPLDSSAAERDLGYRQKDLAKGIGQMLSS, from the coding sequence ATGCGGGTGTTGGTCACGGGCGGCACGGGGTACCTGGGGCAGGCGATTGTGCGCGCGCTGGTGGGGCGCGGACATGAGGCGGTGGTGTTCGCGCGTGGTGTGAAAACGACCTCTGAGGTCGTTTCCGATCGCCGGCCTACGGAAACGACCTCAGAGGTCGTTTTCATCTCCGGCGATGTGCGCGACCGCGACGCGGTCGTCGCAGCCGCACGCGGCTGCGACGCCCTCATCCACACCGCCGCCCTCGTCAGCGTCTGGCGCCCGAACCCGCGCGACTTCGACGACATCAACGTCGGCGGCCTGCACCACGCGGTGGAGGCCGTGCGGACGCACGGCCTCCGCCGCCTCGTCTACACCTCGTCGTTTCTGGCGTTGCCACCGGCGGGACGGAACGTCCCGCTGGTGGCCAACGACTACCAGCGCACCAAAGCCGCGGCGCGCCTGGTCGCAGGCCAGGCGCGCCGCGACGGCATCCCCATCGTCTCCATGTACCCCGGGGTGATCTATGGGCCGGGGCTGCTGTCGGAAGGCAACCTGATCGGCCGGATGTTCGCCGACCACATGGCCGGCCGGCTGCCGGGCCTGCTCGGGGCCGATCGGCTCTGGTCCTTCGCCTGGGTCGATGAAGTCGCCAACGCCCACGTCTCGGCCCTCGATCACCCGAATCCCGAACCTGGGTATCAGGTCGGAGGCCCCAACCTCCCCCAACAGCGCCCGTTTGAGCTCCTGCGCGATCTGCGCGGCACGGCCCTGCCCCGCCGGCTGCCCCTTTGGGCCGGCACACCCGCCGCCTGGCTGGACGAAACCCGCGCGAGGATGACGGGCCGCCCTCCTCAACTCACCCGCCCGACCCTTCAGATCTTCCGCCACGACTGGCCCCTGGACAGTTCCGCCGCCGAGCGCGACCTTGGTTACCGACAAAAGGACCTCGCTAAGGGCATTGGGCAAATGCTCAGTAGTTAG
- the apaG gene encoding Co2+/Mg2+ efflux protein ApaG has translation MFTSEAVTRHVRVSVTAEYSPERSKPSETQWFFMYTITIANEGADSVQLLTRHWIITDGAGHVEEVRGPGVVGQQPTLGPGETFTYTSGCPLSTPFGLMQGTYQMTTKDGEQFDATIAPFTLSEPYTVH, from the coding sequence ATGTTCACATCTGAAGCCGTCACACGTCACGTCCGCGTGTCGGTGACGGCCGAGTATTCGCCCGAGCGGTCGAAGCCGTCCGAGACGCAGTGGTTTTTCATGTACACGATCACGATCGCCAACGAAGGCGCGGATTCGGTGCAGTTGCTGACCCGGCACTGGATCATTACCGATGGCGCGGGCCATGTCGAAGAAGTGCGCGGCCCAGGCGTGGTGGGCCAGCAACCCACGCTGGGGCCGGGCGAGACGTTCACCTATACGTCGGGGTGCCCGCTCTCCACGCCCTTCGGTCTAATGCAGGGCACGTATCAGATGACCACCAAGGACGGTGAGCAGTTCGACGCCACGATCGCCCCCTTCACCCTCAGCGAACCGTACACGGTGCACTAG
- a CDS encoding (2Fe-2S)-binding protein has protein sequence MPLLTVEGEGTFEVPMGKRLVLALEQDAHIDQLHACGGKARCTTCRVEFISGEPETRTDAETAALSSRGLTGVRLSCQILMNHDMTVRAISRLAGSGRADAGRTPADVIEP, from the coding sequence ATGCCGTTATTGACCGTTGAAGGTGAAGGTACGTTCGAGGTGCCGATGGGCAAGCGCCTGGTGCTGGCGCTCGAACAGGACGCACATATTGACCAACTGCACGCCTGCGGTGGAAAGGCGCGGTGCACCACGTGCCGTGTGGAATTCATCTCCGGTGAACCCGAGACGAGGACCGACGCCGAAACTGCGGCGCTCTCGTCCAGAGGCCTGACCGGTGTGAGACTGTCGTGTCAGATTCTCATGAACCACGACATGACCGTGCGGGCCATCAGCCGCCTGGCCGGCTCCGGCCGCGCAGATGCAGGGCGGACACCCGCGGACGTTATTGAACCTTAG
- a CDS encoding rhomboid family intramembrane serine protease encodes MFGRQTTGSVVCVSCGYLVGVNDDRCYNCGRRNPGLWGFASAVRRLGSDLGFIPFVIGLSVLMFVITLVASRGEIGLAGFSFLSPNSYSLLLFGASGSIPVFRFDRWWTVLSATWLHGSLIHILFNLYWVRQLGPAVADLYGPGRMVIIYTVGGIAGFTLTSFAGHYLNFLPLPILHGAPFTVGASASIFGLLGALVHYGRRSGSSDIYRQAVYYAVFMFVMGLVMSSIDNYAHAGGFIGGYLASRVLDPLEPERINHMVWALVCIVLSVLSIVVSVVHGLWLG; translated from the coding sequence ATGTTTGGTCGCCAAACCACCGGGTCCGTTGTCTGTGTGTCATGCGGGTATCTGGTGGGCGTCAACGACGACCGCTGCTACAACTGTGGCCGCCGCAATCCCGGGTTGTGGGGATTCGCCTCGGCCGTCCGGCGGCTCGGCAGTGATCTGGGATTCATCCCGTTCGTGATCGGCTTGTCGGTGCTGATGTTTGTCATCACCCTGGTCGCGTCGCGGGGCGAGATTGGCCTGGCGGGATTTTCGTTCCTGTCGCCCAACAGCTATAGCCTGCTGCTGTTTGGCGCGAGCGGCTCCATTCCGGTCTTCAGGTTCGACCGATGGTGGACGGTGCTGAGCGCCACGTGGCTGCATGGCAGCCTGATTCACATCCTGTTCAACCTGTACTGGGTGCGGCAGCTGGGGCCGGCCGTGGCGGATCTGTACGGGCCGGGCCGCATGGTGATTATCTACACGGTGGGTGGCATCGCCGGGTTCACGCTCACGTCATTCGCGGGCCACTACCTCAATTTCCTGCCGCTGCCGATCCTGCATGGCGCGCCGTTTACGGTTGGCGCTTCGGCGTCCATTTTCGGGTTGCTGGGCGCGCTTGTGCACTATGGCCGGCGCAGTGGTTCAAGCGATATCTACCGCCAGGCGGTGTACTACGCGGTGTTCATGTTCGTCATGGGACTTGTCATGTCGAGCATCGATAACTACGCCCACGCCGGCGGATTCATCGGCGGGTATCTGGCGAGTCGGGTGCTGGATCCCCTGGAACCCGAGCGCATCAACCATATGGTGTGGGCTCTGGTCTGTATCGTACTCTCTGTCCTCTCCATCGTCGTCTCGGTGGTGCACGGATTGTGGCTGGGATGA
- a CDS encoding leucyl/phenylalanyl-tRNA--protein transferase, translating into MVSSESRKGKCVIEPPFLLQAYRQGYFPMAMEDGDIGWFSPDPRAILPLESMRVSRRLARVVRSSRFDVVIDGDFEGVMRACAAGRDEGTWISEDILESYVALHRLGVAHSVEAWRDGRLAGGLYGVHLGGAFFGESMFHHETDASKVALVALVLHMRARHMTLLDIQWVTPHLAQFGAVEIAKADYMRRLTQAIDIPCTFV; encoded by the coding sequence ATGGTAAGCTCTGAAAGCAGAAAAGGGAAATGTGTGATCGAACCGCCCTTCCTCTTACAAGCCTATCGGCAGGGCTACTTTCCCATGGCGATGGAGGACGGCGATATTGGCTGGTTCTCGCCCGACCCGCGTGCGATCCTGCCGCTTGAGTCGATGCGCGTGTCGCGCCGGCTCGCGCGGGTGGTGCGGTCGTCGCGCTTCGACGTGGTGATCGACGGCGACTTCGAGGGCGTCATGCGTGCGTGCGCGGCCGGTCGCGATGAGGGCACCTGGATCTCCGAAGATATTCTCGAATCGTATGTGGCGCTCCACCGCCTCGGCGTGGCCCACTCGGTGGAGGCGTGGCGTGACGGACGCCTCGCCGGTGGGCTCTACGGCGTCCACCTGGGCGGCGCGTTTTTTGGCGAGTCGATGTTCCACCATGAAACGGACGCGTCAAAGGTGGCACTGGTCGCCCTGGTGTTGCACATGCGCGCGCGGCACATGACCCTGCTCGACATCCAGTGGGTCACGCCGCATCTGGCGCAGTTCGGCGCCGTGGAAATCGCGAAGGCCGACTACATGCGTCGGCTCACGCAGGCGATCGACATTCCGTGTACGTTTGTGTGA
- a CDS encoding NAD-dependent epimerase/dehydratase family protein produces MRKPVVVITGAGGEIGHGLIEQLAADGTRPIVTLDVAPLEGALAKHVAREFTGSILDRGLLERIHSEFEVDMVFHLAALLSTRSEFSPVMAHEVNVEGTLNLLEFAQHEAESHGRPVTFLYPSSIAAYGMPSLDAKREAGRVKEHEWTHPTTMYGCNKLYCEQLGEYYARHYKQLSAESMAGRVDFRAVRFPGLISAITVPSGGTSDYAPEMIHAAAKGEPYACFVRPDAQIPFMAMPDGVEALLKLAAAPKATLTQTTYNLGAFAPTAEQVHREVLQAFPDAQVSFVVDTKRQGIIDSWPSDVDDEAARTDWGFAPKFDFERAFRDYLIPTIRGRYDRNR; encoded by the coding sequence ATGCGTAAACCTGTCGTCGTAATCACCGGGGCGGGTGGCGAAATTGGCCATGGCCTCATCGAACAACTGGCCGCCGATGGCACGCGGCCGATCGTGACGCTGGATGTGGCGCCGCTCGAGGGGGCACTCGCGAAACATGTGGCGCGCGAGTTCACCGGGTCGATTCTCGACCGCGGCCTGCTGGAGCGGATTCACTCCGAGTTCGAAGTGGACATGGTGTTCCACCTGGCCGCGTTGCTCTCGACGCGATCGGAGTTTTCACCCGTCATGGCCCACGAGGTGAACGTGGAGGGCACACTCAACCTGCTGGAGTTTGCGCAACACGAAGCTGAGTCGCACGGGCGTCCGGTCACATTCCTGTATCCATCCTCGATTGCCGCGTATGGGATGCCGTCGCTTGACGCCAAGCGCGAGGCCGGCCGCGTCAAAGAGCACGAGTGGACCCATCCCACCACGATGTATGGCTGCAACAAGCTGTACTGCGAACAGTTGGGCGAGTACTACGCCCGGCACTACAAACAGCTGTCGGCTGAATCCATGGCCGGTCGTGTGGACTTTCGCGCGGTCCGGTTTCCGGGACTCATTTCGGCGATCACGGTGCCGTCTGGCGGCACCTCTGATTACGCGCCCGAGATGATCCACGCCGCCGCCAAGGGTGAACCGTACGCGTGTTTCGTACGCCCCGATGCGCAGATTCCCTTCATGGCGATGCCCGATGGCGTGGAGGCGCTGCTGAAACTGGCGGCGGCGCCCAAAGCCACGCTGACCCAGACCACGTACAACCTCGGCGCCTTCGCGCCGACCGCCGAGCAGGTGCACCGCGAGGTGCTGCAGGCCTTCCCCGACGCCCAGGTATCGTTTGTGGTCGACACCAAGCGCCAGGGCATCATCGATTCGTGGCCGTCGGACGTCGATGACGAAGCCGCCCGAACAGACTGGGGCTTCGCGCCGAAATTCGACTTCGAACGTGCATTCCGGGACTATCTCATTCCCACAATTCGCGGACGATACGATCGGAATCGATAA
- a CDS encoding DUF1566 domain-containing protein, with the protein MTTLITLALGLMLVSPQSAATGALKVGQPHQGGIIGYIFAPGDPGYVEGVTHGLIVAPSDQATAVPWYNGRYVVTGATGTALGTGKANTAAIVAVQGPGNYAARLCADLEIGGYRDWYLPSKDELDRIYDNKRAITGFAEQRYWTSSEADVNNAWPQNFANGFQYTLYDKFYEIRVRAVRTF; encoded by the coding sequence ATGACCACCCTGATCACACTTGCGCTCGGGCTGATGCTCGTCAGCCCGCAGTCTGCCGCAACTGGTGCGCTGAAGGTGGGGCAGCCCCATCAAGGAGGCATCATCGGCTACATCTTTGCGCCTGGAGACCCCGGTTACGTCGAGGGGGTTACCCACGGGTTGATCGTCGCGCCGAGCGATCAAGCCACGGCCGTTCCCTGGTACAACGGACGCTATGTAGTGACGGGCGCCACGGGTACGGCCCTGGGCACCGGCAAGGCCAACACAGCAGCCATTGTGGCCGTGCAGGGCCCGGGGAACTATGCGGCCAGACTGTGTGCCGATCTGGAGATCGGCGGATACAGGGACTGGTACCTGCCAAGCAAAGATGAACTGGACCGCATCTACGACAACAAGCGCGCGATCACCGGGTTTGCCGAGCAGCGCTACTGGACGTCCAGCGAGGCGGACGTGAACAATGCCTGGCCCCAGAACTTCGCCAATGGTTTTCAGTACACTCTCTACGACAAGTTCTATGAGATTCGCGTGCGTGCCGTCCGGACCTTCTAA